The genomic interval AGCATGGGGCGGATTGTCGCCGGGCGCAATGCGTCGGGTGCGGGAATACGTGGAAGTGCATTTGGGCGAAACTATCGATCTGTCGATGTTGGCTGGAGTTGCCGGACTATCAGTACATCATTTTGCACGACAATTTAAGCAATCCGCCGGGGTGACGCCGCATGTCTACCTCACGCAAAAGCGCGTTGAGCGCGCCCAGGAGATGTTGGTTCGGACGGATCTTCCGTTAGCGGAAATTGCGTTCGCCGTGGGCTTTTTCGACCAGGGTCATCTAGCACGTCATTTCCGTCATTTGCTCGGTAAGACCCCTCGAGAGTTTCGGTGGTCGCAACGCTAGAAGCAAAGAGCGTTTGCATCGCCGAAGAGTCGCTGAGGACTAGGTCTGCCGTATGGCCACCACGCTACCGAAGACGAGATCGAGGAATCCGATGCAGCCTGACGCCGGCCTTCACTCCGCGAGAGCGACGCGCGCGACCGCGGCGAGATACGCTGGACGCACCTGCAGCCCGAGATCCGCGAGCAGCCATCGGACGCTTTGAGGCCTCGAGTTGTTCAGGTGGTGCATCACGATCATCACGGCTCTGCGTTCGCTGTCGGCCGTGGCGACGTCGCGGGCTCACAGGAGGCGTTCTGCGGTCCTGCGGCGGAGCGTCTTCAGGTCGTTCGCGAGCACGCGAATGCCCTCGGACAGCTTCTCGGTCGCCATCGCGTCCTCGTTCATGATCCACCGGAAGGTTGTTTCGTCCATCGGACCCGTGGGGTCCAGGTGTTTTATGTCGACGGCGTCTTCGCTCACGAACCAGTGGCAGATCCCGTCTTCCGCCGTGCGAAGGGAGCGTGGCTCTGCGGCGGTGGGCGCCAAGACGCGTTTGAGCTCGCCCCCCTCGGACGCAAGCGCGTCCATGAGGGCGGGCGCGATCGCCAGCCGATCGCATCCGGCCAGCGCCTCGATCTGGCCGGTGTTGCGAAATGACGCCCCCATGACGATCGTCTCGATGCCGTTCGACTTGTAGTATCCGTAGATGTCCCGCACGGACCGGACCCCTGGATCCTCGGCGGCGTCGAAGTCCTTTCCACCAGACTTCTTGTGCCAGTCGTAGATGCGGCCCACGAACGGCGAGACCAGGAAGGCGCCAGCTTCGGCGCTGGCAATCGCCTGCGCCCGGTTCAACAGCGACGTCATGTTGCACTTGACACCCTCGCTTTGGAGGATCTCTGCAGCGCGTATTCCCTCCCACGTCGATGCGAGCTTGATCAGCAGGCGATCGGGTCCGACGCCGCGCTGCTTGTAGGCGTCGATAATCTGGCGCGCCCTCGCGACCAATGCTCCGATATTGAACGACAGGTTGGCGTCCACCTCGGTGGACACAAAGCCTGGCACGAGTCGCAAGAGCTCGACGCCGACGGAGACTGCGAGCCGGTCGGCAGTCGCGGCGGCGACGCGTGCAGCGTCGCCGGTCTGTTTTCGTCCCCATGTCAGCGCTTCTTCGACAATATTCCTGTACTCGGGATTGTCGATAGCTTTCAGGACGATCGTTGGATTCGTCGTGCAGTCTACCGGCTTGAGACGCGCCACCGCACCAAGATCGCCTGTGTCGGCGACCAATGTTGTCATTGCGCGTAGTTGATCCAGCTTCGACGCCAAGGCCTTTTCCTCTCGAGTGTCGGCTCAAGCCGTGCATGCACCATGCCTGCGAAACGGTTTCCTGTCGTCGGTTCGCGTTTTTTTATGCCTCGCGCGTGGCCAGGGTCGTCGGGTCTTCTTTCGTCAGACGGGCTTTCCCGATTGCTCCTCTTCGAACGTCACCGCTACCGCCGCGTTTGCCGAGAGGCGAACCCTTTGCCCCTCGACGTCGGCGATCAGCCCGAGGTCGATGAAATGCGCGTGGCCCTTGTGCTGGCCCTCGCCGCTGTCGCGCTTGGCGAGCCTGATGCGACCGTTGGCGACACCGTCGACAGTGCCGACGTGAACACCGTCCGCGCCGATCACTTCCATGTTCTGGACGATCTTGTTCGTGGTCATCCCGTCTCTCCTTGTGGTTTCGCCGGCTATGGCGAAGTTAAGCGTGCTCCGCCAGCCGGAGACCCGCGGAAGCGCGGGTATTGGCGAGGGTGCGTCGCACCCCTCGTTTCACGAAGCGAAGTAAGGCTGCGTCCGGCACCGTCCACACGTCCCTGCGCCGCCCTCAGGCGGCGCTTCTGCGCGGAAGCTTCCACTGCGGGCGGACGAAGTGGCAGGTGTAGCCATTCGGGTAGCGTTCCAGGTAGTCCTGGTGCTCGGGCTCGGCCACCCAGAAGTCGCCAGCGGGCGAAACCTCCGTCACCACCTTGTCCGGCCACAGCCCTGAGGCCTCCACGTCGGCGATGGTGTCCTCGGCGACGCGGCGTTGTTCCTCGCTCGTGTAGAAAATCGCCGACCTGTAGCTCGCGCCTCGGTCGTTTCCCTGCCGGTTCGGCGTCGTCGGGTCGTGGATCTGGAAGAAGAACTCCAGCAGGTCGCGGAAGCTTGTCTGACTCGGGTCGAACGTGATCTCGATCGCTTCTGCGTGCGTGCCGTGGTTGCTGTACGTGGCGTTCTTGACGTCGCCGCCCGAGTACCCAACCCGCGTTGAGACGACACCGGGCAGGCGTCGCACCAGTTGCTGCATTCCCCAAAAGCAACCCCCTGCCAGGATTGCGCGTTCTGTAGTCGCTGCCATCGTCAGGCCTCCTGCTTTGCGAAGAGCTTTGCGTACGCGCCGTAGCCCTCGCCCTCCAATTGGTCGCGGTGGATGAATCTCAAGGAGGCCGAGTTCATGCAGTACCTCAACCCGCCCTTGTCGCGCGGCCCATCTGGGAAAACGTGGCCAAGGTGGCTGTCGCCGTGCTTGGAGCGAACCTCCGTCCGTGCCATGCCGTGCGAGCTGTCAACGTTCTCGACGACGTTTGCCGCCTCCAGAGGCCGCGTGAAACTCGGCCATCCCGTCCCGCTGTCGAACTTGTCGAAGGATGCGAAGAGCGGCTCGCCGGAAACCACGTCGACGTAGAGGCCAGGCTCCTTGTTGTCCCAGTATTCGTTGGCGAAGGGGCGCTCGGTCCCGGCGGTCTGCGTGACGCGGTACTGCTCGGGAGTCAACTTCGAGACGGCTTCGGGGTTTTTCCTATAGATCGCCATTCGCCGTACTCCTCTTTGTTCAGCATTGAGGATAGGCACCGGGTGGTCGAACGTCCAATCACCTCCGGCTATCGAAACGATGCCATGCGGATCGACACCCGGGGGTGTTTCAATCTGCCGGGACCGATTTATCGGCCCGGGCGGCGGGTCTGAGAAATGCGGGAACAGGACTTTGAATCGGCGCGCGCCCGACTATTCCTAAAGATAATTCGTCAACGACTTCCATTCCAAAGTTGAATTTTAGTTTCCCAGAACGCACGGTCACCATGCAAGAAACATACGCGTACAGGTGCTGCGAAGGGCCCCGTTGGGGGGAGAACCAGAATGGACGATGAAGTTTCGAAGGGGCGCCCGGTTAGTACGACGATCGAACCCTCCGCGGAGACCTTGAGCGGTTTTCGCACGCTGGATATCCGAACCGACCGGCTGATTTCATCATGGCTGAGAGAGGCGGGGGTTCCTGACGGCGCCCTGAAGGTGAACGAATCTGCGCCCGATTTCCTTCTCCCCGACGCAAATGGAAAGCTCGTTTTATCTTTGGAATTGCGACAAACTGCACCGTTGATCGTCACCTTCGTTTACGGGACTTGGTCCCCATTGTGCGCAGCTGGACTACGGGTTCTTCACGGGGCCACCCCCAGAATCCGCGCTGCCGGCGCCAGAGCAATTGCCATAACGCCTGACACTGCAGACTTGCCACGCAATCTCAAATGCGATCACCGACTGGATCTGGAAATCCTCTCCGACCTAGATCTTGGGGTGAGCCTTTCGTTCGGCCTGGTGTCCGTGGTGCCAGCCGAGATAAAGAGCCGTCTCTTGCAGCGCGGCCTTGATCTCTCCGCTCCCCATGGCTTCTCCTTTTGGATGTTGCCAATGCCGGCGACCTATGTCCTCGACCAACGAGGGATCATCCGTCGAGCGTGTATCGGGCCGGACTCCATCACGCGAGCGACGACCGAAACCGTGCTTGCTGCCCTGCCCGAATTGGATAGGCCGCCTAAGCCTCGCCCTTAGGCTAACCGGAAACGAGACGAGTCAATTCAAGAGGCTACGCGTGGGTGACTGCAACTGCGTCGTGGGCTTGTCCCTCGGCATCAACGACTTCGCGCCACCTTAGCAACGACGGTTGGATGCCCGCGACAAGCTCGGGCGTGAGGAGGCGGGACCGGGACCTGTGATCTGGATCAAGGAGCCTGCACCTTGTGCGTCAACCTTGCGAACATTGACCTTGCTCGAGGCAGGGGCAGACGCGCAGCGGAGTTTGTACAGTGCACTCGTCCAGTCACGAACACGAGCGACCTTGATAAAGGCGTCAAGCGCGGGCGAATACTGCCTCCCCGCCACGGCCAGAAGCTGCACCTCGCGCCGGACGGGGTCGCCCTCAATTGGAATAGCGGCGAGCGACGGCAGCCTTGGAGCGTACTCTGGCGCCAGGATGGCCCCAAAACCGGCCGACGCCATTTCCTGAAGATGGCTTTCCTGATCGCTCCCGTGCACAACCTTAGGGCCTGGCTGGTCGGCAAAACAAGCCTGTTTGAATCGGCCGGCGACGTCGCATCCGACCCTTTCGAGAAATTCCACCTCATGCAAGTCTTTGAGCGGGATAACGGTTTGCCTCGCCATCGGATGTTTCAGAGACAAGACGAGCACGTACCGTTCCTCGAACAGCCGCCAGCGATCGATACGCTCAGGTAGCTCCACGGCGCCACCGACGAGTGCGGCATTGATCTCGCCATCCAAAAGCATCGCAATGAGCCCGTTGGCATCCGCCTCGCGCAGATCGACTCGCAGGTCAGGGATAATCCTGGCGACTTCCAGGAGCAATTCCGTAACGAGTGCTGCGGAGACTGACGGCACCAACCCGATCTTGAGCGGGGCGATTGTCTTCTTTTGATAGCCTCGCGCCTGAAGCCGTACCGCCTCGGCGGCGGCAAATATCTTCTCCAGTGTGGGCAAAACCATCTTGCCCAGCTCGGTGAGCTGGGTGAGGTGACGCTCACGGTGAATCAACGCGCCACCGAGTTCTTGCTCTAACTTTTGTACTGCCTTTGTCAGCGCCGGCTGCGTCACATTGCATTGCTCCGCAGCCCGCGTAAAATTGAGTGTCCTTGCCAGAGCTAAGAAATATCGCACCTGATAAAACTGCAGCTGCATACTCATACTCGAA from Bradyrhizobium arachidis carries:
- a CDS encoding transaldolase translates to MASKLDQLRAMTTLVADTGDLGAVARLKPVDCTTNPTIVLKAIDNPEYRNIVEEALTWGRKQTGDAARVAAATADRLAVSVGVELLRLVPGFVSTEVDANLSFNIGALVARARQIIDAYKQRGVGPDRLLIKLASTWEGIRAAEILQSEGVKCNMTSLLNRAQAIASAEAGAFLVSPFVGRIYDWHKKSGGKDFDAAEDPGVRSVRDIYGYYKSNGIETIVMGASFRNTGQIEALAGCDRLAIAPALMDALASEGGELKRVLAPTAAEPRSLRTAEDGICHWFVSEDAVDIKHLDPTGPMDETTFRWIMNEDAMATEKLSEGIRVLANDLKTLRRRTAERLL
- a CDS encoding DUF2171 domain-containing protein, coding for MTTNKIVQNMEVIGADGVHVGTVDGVANGRIRLAKRDSGEGQHKGHAHFIDLGLIADVEGQRVRLSANAAVAVTFEEEQSGKPV
- the msrA gene encoding peptide-methionine (S)-S-oxide reductase MsrA, whose amino-acid sequence is MAATTERAILAGGCFWGMQQLVRRLPGVVSTRVGYSGGDVKNATYSNHGTHAEAIEITFDPSQTSFRDLLEFFFQIHDPTTPNRQGNDRGASYRSAIFYTSEEQRRVAEDTIADVEASGLWPDKVVTEVSPAGDFWVAEPEHQDYLERYPNGYTCHFVRPQWKLPRRSAA
- the msrB gene encoding peptide-methionine (R)-S-oxide reductase MsrB, yielding MAIYRKNPEAVSKLTPEQYRVTQTAGTERPFANEYWDNKEPGLYVDVVSGEPLFASFDKFDSGTGWPSFTRPLEAANVVENVDSSHGMARTEVRSKHGDSHLGHVFPDGPRDKGGLRYCMNSASLRFIHRDQLEGEGYGAYAKLFAKQEA
- a CDS encoding redoxin domain-containing protein encodes the protein MDDEVSKGRPVSTTIEPSAETLSGFRTLDIRTDRLISSWLREAGVPDGALKVNESAPDFLLPDANGKLVLSLELRQTAPLIVTFVYGTWSPLCAAGLRVLHGATPRIRAAGARAIAITPDTADLPRNLKCDHRLDLEILSDLDLGVSLSFGLVSVVPAEIKSRLLQRGLDLSAPHGFSFWMLPMPATYVLDQRGIIRRACIGPDSITRATTETVLAALPELDRPPKPRP
- a CDS encoding LysR family transcriptional regulator; the encoded protein is MQLQFYQVRYFLALARTLNFTRAAEQCNVTQPALTKAVQKLEQELGGALIHRERHLTQLTELGKMVLPTLEKIFAAAEAVRLQARGYQKKTIAPLKIGLVPSVSAALVTELLLEVARIIPDLRVDLREADANGLIAMLLDGEINAALVGGAVELPERIDRWRLFEERYVLVLSLKHPMARQTVIPLKDLHEVEFLERVGCDVAGRFKQACFADQPGPKVVHGSDQESHLQEMASAGFGAILAPEYAPRLPSLAAIPIEGDPVRREVQLLAVAGRQYSPALDAFIKVARVRDWTSALYKLRCASAPASSKVNVRKVDAQGAGSLIQITGPGPASSRPSLSRASNRRC